The Haloplanus natans DSM 17983 DNA segment GTAGGTCACCTGCCAGTCCATCTTGAGGTCGAACTCGCCGGCGGTGAGTTCGTTGTTCCGGAACGTCTCCTGATCGGAGAAGTAGGCCGTCGTGCCGAGGCCGGCGCCCGCGGAGGCGATGCCGACGGTGCCGAGGCCGGCGAGCAGGCGGCGTCGAGTGAGTGTGAGTTCGGTCATGGTATGGGGGGAAACCCATCGGCGGAATCGAACCGCCGGATGGCCGCCGTCGCGGTGACGGTCCGGATGGGCGATGGTGAGCGGATACATGGATCAGCGAACGAAGACGGGGGCGCTCACCGGGTCGGAGGGGTTACTCCTGGGTCGGCGCCACGGGTGTTCCGTTCTGTGCGCTCCCGTTTTCGGGGGTCTGGCCGGCGCCGTCGTTGTGCCGGCTCTGTTCCGCGTAGAACCCGACGTCGAAGGCGACGGTGTCGCCCTGAATCTGGTTCGCGTGGTCGACGGGGAGCCACCACTGGAAGCCCAGGCAGTGGGTGACGCCCTGGCCCGTGAACGCGTCGCGGTCCGGGTCGTTCTCGGGGTCGGACACCTCGTCGAAGCCGGTCGTGCGGTCGCCGTCGAGCGGGATACCGCGGCCGTCGTTGGCCATCATCGCGTCGAGTGCGGCGCGGAGGGTGCCGTTGAAGAAGACCTCTTCCTCGACGGTGACCTCGTTCGCGATGTCGTCGGCGACGTCCGGGAAGTTGCTGACGGGGGTCTCGCGGTAGAACCCGGAGCTGGCGATTTCGGTCTGCAGGTAGACGCTCAGGTCCGTCCCGTCGCCCAGATCCGCGTTCGGGTCGTCGCCGATGTTGAGGACGGCGATCCGGGAGCCACCGGCGCCGGCCTTGACGAGGTCCGCGACCACCGCTGTCTCGTCCTGTTCGGCCGCGTTGACCGAGGAGTCGGTGGACCCGCCGTCGTAGCCGACCGTCCCGTCGTTCGCCGAGAAGCCGGAGTCGGTGCGGGGGGCCGTGTACGAGGAGCCACCGACCGTCGCCGAGTAGGTCAGGGTGGTGTCGTCGCTGTAGTTCGGGCCGCCGTCGGAGATGACGACGATGACGGGCAGGGCGTCGGGCCGACCCTGATCGTCGAGCACCTGATCCGCGATGTCGATGGCCGCGGGTAGGGGTGTGTTACCACCGTAGCTCAGGCTCGGGAGGCTGAAGGAGCCGGGCGCTGCGAGCCCGGAGAGGCCGGTCACGTTGCCGCCGCCGAAGCTCACGGCACCCACTTGAGCGGAGCCGTCGGTCGGCAGCGCGGCGACGAACTGCCCGATACCGGCTTCGAGGTCGGTCTGTTCCTGCCCCTGGATCGAGCCGGACGTGTCGATGGCGAGCATGACGTCCACGTCGCCGGTCCGCTCGGCCTGGTTGTCACAGTCCGGGTCGTACCACATCCGCACTTGCAGCTCGTCGAGGAGTTCGACGACGCCGTCGACCTCCTGGGGGTCGTTGCGCTCGGGTTCGGTGATGACGCCTTCGCCCGTCAGTTCCTCGTCGAGCATGCCGTTGACCCAGACGTAGCCCGGGTTGTCACAGAGGTGGAAGCTGAAGGTTACCTCGCCGAAGTCGCCGGGCTTCACGTCGCCCAGATTGATGAGCGGGTCGCCCGCGCTGGTGTGGTCGTTGCTGGTGCGGTTGCTCTGGTAGAGCCCCTCGCTGCGCTCCTCGGCGTCCTCGTTGCCGACGTTGGCCAGTCGGAGGCCGTCTTCGGGGCCGAGCGCACACACGTCGACGTTGTCGAGGGAGTCCTGAATGCCGTCGTTGTCGGGGTCCGGGAGCGCCTCGATGGAGGTTGCGTCCCAGAAGGCGTCCTTGTTCTCCTGGTCGGTACCGTCACCCACGAAACGCACCGCGATGGCGCGGGCGTCGGGGTTCTCGACTGCGGGGAGGACGTACGCGCCCTCGTCCGTGGGGTCGACGTACTCGACGTACTCCATTCCCGCGGAGCCGTCGAAGTAGTGTTCTTCCCAGTCGACGAGCAGGTCGAGCGTGCCGGCCGTCAACTGGTTGTTCTGGAACGTCTCCTGGTCGCTGAAGTACGCAGTCGTGCCGAGGCCCGCGCCCGCGGAGGCGATACCGATCGTGCCGAGGCCTGCGAGTACTTTGCGCCGGGAAACGCTGAATTGTCGGTCGTTAGTCATGGTGGTTGAGTGCCCGCCGCAGCCGACGGTCGCCGGCTTTCCGGTTCGGGACAACTTCCCCTGGGTGGCCAGGGTACATAGGTAATCACCGCCGCCCGCGTTCCAAACGGTAGCTTAGGACCTTCTATGGGTGCTATAGCGGTTTCTACGGACTCGTTGGGAGCTGGCAGGGCGGTCCTGACTCCGTGGATCGGCCGGCCTGCCGGTGCTTAACGATCAGTTTCGCGGGCCGTCGATCCGGGGATGCTGATCATACCTATAGCCGTCTCGCGCCTCGATGTCGATCAGTGATGACTTGGGGGATTTCGCGACGACACATGACGGAGTGCCAGATTCACGGACTGCTCGCAAACGAGCGACGCCGGGCAGTGATCGAACGGCTCGACGCCTCGCCCGGCACCGTCACCGTGCGTGACCTATCGACGGCCATCGCCGAGACGGAGACGGGGCAGTCGCCGCCGCCGGCCCGGGTCCGCGAGAGCGTCTACACGTCGCTTCACCAGACACACCTCCCGAAACTGCAGGCGTTGGGCGTGGTCGAGTACGACCGCGAACGAAGCCTCGTCCACGTTCGGCCCGCCGTCCGCGTCGTTGGCCGGCATATGGACGTGCTGAACGGGTTGGGAGTCACGTGGGGCGAGTACTACCGTGGGCTCGGGGTCTTCGGCCTGGTGCTAGTGATCGGGTCGCTGACCGGCCTCCCGGTCGTCGGCGCGCTCGACCCCCTGCTCTGGGCGAGCGGCACGCTCGCGACGTTCGCCGTCTCCGGAGCGGTCCAACTCTGGGACGGCCGCTGGCGCGTCCGACGGACGGTCGA contains these protein-coding regions:
- a CDS encoding vWA domain-containing protein, with the translated sequence MTNDRQFSVSRRKVLAGLGTIGIASAGAGLGTTAYFSDQETFQNNQLTAGTLDLLVDWEEHYFDGSAGMEYVEYVDPTDEGAYVLPAVENPDARAIAVRFVGDGTDQENKDAFWDATSIEALPDPDNDGIQDSLDNVDVCALGPEDGLRLANVGNEDAEERSEGLYQSNRTSNDHTSAGDPLINLGDVKPGDFGEVTFSFHLCDNPGYVWVNGMLDEELTGEGVITEPERNDPQEVDGVVELLDELQVRMWYDPDCDNQAERTGDVDVMLAIDTSGSIQGQEQTDLEAGIGQFVAALPTDGSAQVGAVSFGGGNVTGLSGLAAPGSFSLPSLSYGGNTPLPAAIDIADQVLDDQGRPDALPVIVVISDGGPNYSDDTTLTYSATVGGSSYTAPRTDSGFSANDGTVGYDGGSTDSSVNAAEQDETAVVADLVKAGAGGSRIAVLNIGDDPNADLGDGTDLSVYLQTEIASSGFYRETPVSNFPDVADDIANEVTVEEEVFFNGTLRAALDAMMANDGRGIPLDGDRTTGFDEVSDPENDPDRDAFTGQGVTHCLGFQWWLPVDHANQIQGDTVAFDVGFYAEQSRHNDGAGQTPENGSAQNGTPVAPTQE
- a CDS encoding DUF7344 domain-containing protein is translated as MTECQIHGLLANERRRAVIERLDASPGTVTVRDLSTAIAETETGQSPPPARVRESVYTSLHQTHLPKLQALGVVEYDRERSLVHVRPAVRVVGRHMDVLNGLGVTWGEYYRGLGVFGLVLVIGSLTGLPVVGALDPLLWASGTLATFAVSGAVQLWDGRWRVRRTVERLFRRR